In one window of Nesterenkonia sandarakina DNA:
- the orn gene encoding oligoribonuclease, whose protein sequence is MTSQETETNASSSSTAQTRPGGSWAGRMVWIDCEMTGLDPDHDVLVEIAALVTDAELNILGEGVQVVITPDPAERIETMAPIVQKMHTASGLLEDLRHGVSVQTAEQRVLEYIKAWIPEAGVAPLAGNSIHADKAFLRVAMPDLIKHLHYRLIDVSTIKELSARWYPEAKKSAPAKTGNHRALGDIRDSIEELRHYRRTVFKPS, encoded by the coding sequence GTGACTTCCCAAGAGACTGAGACCAACGCCTCATCCAGCTCCACCGCGCAGACCCGCCCCGGCGGCTCCTGGGCCGGCCGGATGGTCTGGATCGACTGCGAGATGACCGGCCTGGACCCGGACCACGACGTCCTGGTGGAGATCGCGGCCCTGGTCACCGACGCCGAGCTGAACATCCTCGGCGAGGGCGTCCAGGTGGTCATCACCCCCGACCCGGCGGAACGGATCGAGACCATGGCCCCGATCGTGCAGAAGATGCACACCGCCTCCGGGCTGTTGGAGGACCTCCGGCACGGGGTCTCGGTGCAGACCGCGGAACAGCGCGTGCTGGAGTACATCAAGGCGTGGATCCCAGAGGCGGGGGTCGCCCCGCTGGCTGGAAACTCGATCCACGCGGACAAGGCCTTCCTGCGTGTGGCCATGCCGGATCTCATAAAGCACCTGCATTACCGGCTCATCGACGTCTCCACGATCAAGGAGCTCTCCGCCCGGTGGTACCCGGAGGCGAAGAAGTCCGCTCCGGCGAAGACCGGAAATCATCGGGCACTGGGCGACATCCGGGACTCCATCGAGGAGCTGCGTCATTACCGTCGGACGGTCTTCAAACCGAGCTGA
- a CDS encoding AMP-binding protein has protein sequence MQEIAIPALVDVPSEMNITDLLQQQRSEDPDNILFTRRDAAGGWVDVSAQDFHADVTALAKGLLKHGVAAGDRVGLMSATRYEWSLLDFALWYAGAVSVPVYETSSASQLAWIAEDSELSLVFAETPEHRETILEGLASSGLPKAPDVLLMETSVLDQLRDAGRAVTDQVLEARRAAAVGEDLATIIYTSGATGRPKGCELTHANFVEHSLQTLAAMDGVVGKHSSTVLFLPMAHVFARFISVIFIAAGGRVAHTPDIKQLIEDLGVIRPTFLLGVPRVFEKIYNAAALKAEGDGKKRIFAAAADTAVAWSQATADGGAPLGLRLKHALFSRLVYSKLRRRMGGNVTHAFSGGSPLGERLGHFFHGVGIQIIEGYGLTETTAPVTGNIPSVYRIGTVGIPLPGNAVRVEADGELLVRGSSVFRGYRNRPELNAESFSTDGWFYTGDLGRLDEAGRLIITGRKKEILVTAGGKNVAPAQLEDAIRADLLVSQAVVVGDGKPFISAMITLDGDVMPAWLRSKGLDPDTSMKELTEHPEVLAHLQEVIDSTNASVSKAESIRSFTVLEDDFTIDSGHLTPSLKIRRAEVMHDFQRVVENLYEKAAARAKRHG, from the coding sequence GTGCAGGAAATCGCGATACCGGCGCTCGTCGACGTGCCGTCCGAGATGAACATCACCGATCTGCTTCAGCAGCAGCGCAGCGAGGACCCTGACAACATCCTGTTCACCCGACGCGATGCCGCCGGTGGCTGGGTGGACGTCTCCGCTCAGGATTTCCATGCCGATGTCACGGCGCTGGCCAAGGGCCTGCTGAAGCACGGCGTGGCAGCCGGAGACCGGGTCGGGCTGATGTCCGCAACCCGGTACGAATGGAGCCTGCTGGACTTCGCGCTCTGGTACGCCGGTGCGGTCTCGGTGCCGGTCTATGAGACCTCCTCCGCGTCACAGCTCGCGTGGATCGCCGAGGACTCCGAGCTCAGCCTGGTCTTCGCCGAGACCCCAGAGCACCGGGAGACCATCCTCGAGGGGTTGGCGAGCTCGGGACTCCCGAAAGCTCCGGACGTGCTGCTCATGGAGACCAGTGTTCTTGATCAGCTCCGGGACGCTGGGCGCGCCGTCACAGATCAGGTATTGGAAGCCCGGCGGGCCGCCGCCGTCGGCGAGGATCTCGCGACCATCATCTACACCTCCGGCGCCACCGGTCGTCCCAAAGGCTGCGAGCTGACCCACGCAAACTTCGTGGAGCACAGCCTGCAAACCCTTGCCGCCATGGACGGGGTGGTCGGAAAGCACTCCTCCACCGTCTTGTTCCTCCCCATGGCCCATGTCTTCGCCCGGTTCATCTCCGTGATCTTCATCGCCGCAGGCGGACGGGTCGCACACACCCCCGACATCAAGCAGCTCATCGAAGACCTGGGTGTGATTCGTCCGACCTTCCTGCTCGGGGTTCCCCGAGTCTTTGAAAAGATCTACAACGCTGCGGCGCTGAAGGCCGAGGGCGACGGCAAGAAGCGGATCTTCGCGGCCGCGGCAGACACTGCGGTGGCCTGGTCCCAGGCCACCGCAGACGGCGGCGCCCCACTGGGCCTGCGCCTGAAGCACGCGCTGTTCAGCAGACTGGTCTACTCGAAACTGCGTCGCCGGATGGGTGGGAACGTCACCCATGCGTTCTCCGGCGGCTCACCTCTGGGTGAACGTCTGGGTCACTTCTTCCACGGCGTCGGCATCCAGATCATCGAAGGCTACGGTCTCACCGAGACCACGGCCCCCGTCACCGGAAACATCCCGTCCGTCTACCGGATCGGCACCGTCGGCATTCCGCTGCCGGGCAACGCCGTCCGGGTCGAGGCCGACGGCGAACTGCTGGTCCGCGGCAGCAGCGTCTTCCGTGGCTACCGCAACCGGCCCGAGCTCAACGCCGAGTCCTTCTCCACCGACGGCTGGTTCTACACCGGGGACCTCGGACGCCTCGACGAGGCGGGACGGCTGATCATCACCGGACGCAAGAAGGAGATCCTGGTGACGGCCGGCGGGAAGAACGTCGCCCCGGCACAGCTGGAAGACGCCATCCGTGCAGACCTGCTGGTCTCCCAGGCTGTGGTCGTCGGAGACGGAAAGCCCTTCATCAGCGCGATGATCACCCTTGACGGAGATGTCATGCCTGCGTGGCTGCGCAGCAAAGGACTGGACCCAGACACCTCGATGAAGGAGCTCACCGAACACCCCGAGGTCCTCGCGCACCTGCAGGAGGTCATCGACTCCACCAATGCGAGCGTCTCAAAGGCAGAGTCGATTCGCAGCTTCACCGTGCTCGAGGACGACTTCACCATCGATTCAGGGCACCTGACACCTTCGTTGAAGATCCGCCGTGCCGAGGTCATGCATGACTTCCAGCGGGTCGTGGAGAACCTCTACGAGAAGGCCGCAGCCCGCGCCAAGCGCCACGGATAA
- a CDS encoding ABC transporter permease translates to MLTIARSELRQIIRNRMVFFSATVIPVGLSLLFIAQRDAFSQVPTGIGFLAGAFMMILISMGLYSTAVTTLAARRQTLFLKRLRSTAVSDPVALAGILGPPALIGIIQVTAVLAVLAVLTEAPAEIPLLILSGLSLVLMMLGLALATAGITTSPEHAQVTTLPVTMGTSAIAFWIGFTGTEDLGMLKRALPGGAATELTINAWNGGTDLIDNLLLLPPTLAWVIIGVILAKRFFRWEPRH, encoded by the coding sequence ATGCTCACCATCGCTCGCAGCGAGCTGCGACAGATCATTCGCAACCGGATGGTCTTCTTCAGCGCCACCGTCATCCCCGTGGGTCTGAGCCTGCTCTTCATCGCCCAGCGCGACGCTTTCAGCCAGGTCCCCACCGGCATCGGATTTCTCGCCGGGGCCTTCATGATGATCCTGATCAGCATGGGCCTGTACTCCACCGCCGTGACCACCCTGGCCGCCCGCCGGCAGACTCTGTTCCTCAAGCGGCTGCGCTCCACCGCGGTCAGCGACCCCGTCGCGCTGGCCGGGATCCTGGGACCCCCAGCGCTGATCGGGATCATCCAGGTCACTGCGGTGCTTGCCGTGCTCGCGGTGCTCACCGAGGCACCGGCAGAGATTCCGCTGCTGATCCTCTCCGGGCTGTCCTTGGTGCTGATGATGCTCGGCCTGGCCCTGGCCACCGCCGGGATCACCACCTCACCAGAGCACGCGCAGGTCACCACGCTGCCAGTCACCATGGGCACCTCCGCGATCGCGTTCTGGATCGGGTTCACCGGCACCGAGGACCTGGGCATGCTCAAGCGAGCGCTGCCCGGTGGTGCGGCGACCGAGCTGACCATCAATGCCTGGAACGGCGGCACCGACCTGATCGACAATCTCCTGCTGCTGCCCCCGACCCTGGCCTGGGTCATCATCGGGGTGATCTTGGCCAAGCGATTCTTCCGCTGGGAACCACGGCACTGA
- a CDS encoding MmcQ/YjbR family DNA-binding protein, whose translation MTTEEDVRRLALELPEVIERPSWGTPGFYVRGRIFARIHEAPGILICWRSSLEEREALLQSDPVKFFTTDHFRDHTSVLVRLDHVDAQELRELLQEAWEARAPKRLRDHLG comes from the coding sequence ATGACTACCGAAGAGGATGTCCGCCGCCTGGCACTGGAGCTTCCGGAGGTCATCGAACGGCCCTCCTGGGGGACCCCGGGGTTCTACGTCCGGGGCAGGATCTTCGCTCGAATACACGAAGCCCCGGGGATCCTGATCTGTTGGCGCAGCAGCTTGGAGGAACGTGAAGCCCTGCTCCAGTCAGACCCGGTGAAGTTCTTCACCACGGATCACTTCCGCGATCACACCAGTGTGCTGGTGCGCCTGGATCATGTTGATGCGCAGGAGCTGAGAGAACTGCTGCAGGAGGCATGGGAGGCCCGCGCTCCGAAACGCCTTCGCGACCATCTCGGCTAG
- a CDS encoding ABC transporter ATP-binding protein encodes MNTDTVINVERLNVRYGDFHAVKDLTFDVRRGELYALLGTNGAGKTSTLEVIEGHRTASSGKVSILGEHPRNRKAVRPRMGIMLQDSGFAADLSAMETVTLIGGLTGRRDHPSRVLDVVGLTTKADTRVSALSGGEKRRLDFATAIYGSPELVFLDEPTTGLDVASRDDLWDVVDRLREDGATIVLTTHYLEEAQQRADRIGLMHEGTFRMQGTVSELTQTLPGTITFQLPMDAPQLPLESSHTGNGTLLIETHGLQQDLHTLLSWAQATGTELRDLAAGPTRLDDVFRSITRD; translated from the coding sequence ATGAACACAGACACCGTCATCAACGTCGAACGCCTCAACGTCCGCTACGGCGATTTCCACGCTGTCAAAGACCTCACCTTCGATGTCCGACGGGGCGAACTCTACGCCCTGCTCGGCACCAACGGCGCCGGCAAGACCTCCACTCTGGAGGTCATCGAAGGCCACCGCACCGCCTCCTCAGGCAAGGTCTCGATCCTCGGTGAGCACCCGCGCAACCGCAAGGCCGTTCGCCCCCGAATGGGCATCATGCTCCAGGACAGTGGCTTCGCCGCTGACCTGAGCGCCATGGAGACCGTGACCCTGATCGGGGGCCTGACCGGGCGCCGTGATCATCCCAGCCGGGTGCTCGACGTCGTCGGACTCACCACCAAGGCCGACACCCGGGTCTCCGCCCTCTCCGGTGGTGAGAAGCGCCGACTGGACTTCGCCACCGCCATCTACGGGTCACCAGAGCTGGTCTTCCTGGATGAGCCCACCACTGGTCTGGACGTGGCCTCTCGCGACGACCTCTGGGACGTGGTGGACCGGCTCCGTGAAGACGGCGCGACCATCGTGCTGACCACCCACTACTTGGAAGAGGCTCAGCAGCGTGCGGACCGGATCGGACTCATGCACGAAGGGACCTTCCGGATGCAGGGCACCGTCTCAGAACTGACCCAGACCCTGCCCGGCACGATCACCTTCCAGCTTCCCATGGACGCCCCGCAGCTTCCGTTGGAAAGCTCTCACACCGGCAACGGCACCCTGCTCATCGAGACGCACGGACTCCAGCAGGACCTGCACACCCTGCTGTCTTGGGCTCAGGCGACGGGTACCGAGCTGCGCGACCTCGCCGCGGGACCCACCCGGCTCGATGACGTGTTCCGCTCGATCACCCGCGACTGA
- a CDS encoding DUF4190 domain-containing protein: MSAPTHEYPYPPPQQQQHAPSSKGLGIAAMVVGIVAIVLSFIPVIAGVSFILGPIAVVLGTIAFVKRRGRGQGITGVITGALAVLIAIIGFALFGAFMTAVDDEMQSTEGSDTAEADTSEEAEATVAEEEAAEAEEESEAAQAQEDEGAEPTPAEDAGDEGSRENPLPIGETVSNEDWEVTINSVTLNADDQIAAENEFSDPAPEGSSYALINMTATYLGDESEVPLLGTEVAYVSGSGETVSAFDQLVIAPDEFDSATELYNGGTEEGNVALAVPEGDEDGALRVRLGFVDTEDHFFAVQ, from the coding sequence ATGTCTGCACCGACCCACGAGTACCCCTATCCACCACCTCAGCAGCAGCAGCACGCGCCTTCCAGCAAAGGACTGGGGATCGCAGCCATGGTGGTCGGCATCGTCGCCATCGTGCTGAGCTTCATTCCTGTCATAGCGGGTGTGAGCTTCATTCTCGGACCCATCGCCGTCGTGCTGGGCACTATTGCCTTTGTCAAGCGCCGGGGCCGTGGCCAAGGTATAACAGGTGTGATCACGGGGGCCCTTGCCGTGCTGATCGCCATCATTGGGTTTGCTTTATTCGGGGCGTTCATGACGGCTGTGGACGATGAGATGCAGAGCACCGAAGGTTCTGACACCGCCGAAGCCGACACCTCGGAGGAAGCCGAAGCCACTGTGGCGGAAGAGGAGGCGGCCGAGGCAGAAGAAGAGAGCGAGGCTGCCCAGGCTCAGGAGGATGAGGGTGCAGAACCCACCCCCGCCGAAGATGCCGGCGATGAAGGTTCGCGCGAGAATCCCCTGCCCATCGGTGAGACGGTCTCCAACGAAGACTGGGAGGTGACGATCAACAGCGTCACGCTCAATGCCGACGACCAGATCGCCGCAGAGAACGAGTTCAGCGATCCGGCCCCGGAGGGCTCTAGCTACGCTCTCATCAATATGACCGCCACCTACTTGGGCGATGAATCTGAGGTCCCCCTGCTGGGAACCGAAGTGGCCTACGTCTCTGGCAGCGGCGAAACCGTCAGCGCCTTTGACCAGCTGGTGATCGCGCCCGATGAGTTTGATTCCGCCACCGAGCTGTACAACGGGGGCACCGAAGAGGGCAACGTCGCGCTCGCCGTTCCTGAAGGCGATGAGGATGGTGCGCTGCGTGTGCGCCTTGGATTCGTGGACACCGAGGATCACTTCTTCGCAGTTCAGTAG